Proteins co-encoded in one Streptococcus ruminicola genomic window:
- the pheA gene encoding prephenate dehydratase, with the protein MKVGYLGPSGSFTHNVAVKAFPDDERMPFANITEVIKSYEEGVVDYAIIPVENSIEGSVHETLDYLYHQANIEAVAEMIQPIKQQLLATSQDKKIEKIFSHPQAIAQGKKYIKAHYPNAQIEMTASTAYAARYIAENPDEPYAAIAPAAAAKEYGLVIIAKDIQEMDENYTRFWLLGRQKPVFDLPKSQQKLSLAITLQDNLPGALYKALSVFAWRGINLTKIESRPLKTALGEYFFIVDVDNSNEALVVCALEELQLLGIDYKTLGNYDVYKL; encoded by the coding sequence ATGAAAGTTGGCTACCTAGGACCGAGTGGTTCTTTTACGCACAATGTTGCTGTTAAGGCTTTTCCAGATGACGAGCGCATGCCATTTGCCAATATCACAGAAGTGATTAAGTCTTATGAAGAAGGTGTCGTGGATTATGCCATTATTCCAGTTGAAAATTCAATTGAGGGCTCTGTCCATGAAACGCTTGATTATCTTTATCACCAAGCCAATATTGAAGCAGTTGCCGAGATGATTCAGCCGATTAAGCAACAGCTTTTAGCAACGTCACAGGATAAAAAAATCGAAAAGATTTTTTCACACCCTCAGGCTATTGCTCAGGGCAAGAAATACATTAAAGCACATTATCCAAATGCTCAAATCGAAATGACAGCAAGTACTGCTTATGCCGCGCGTTATATTGCAGAAAATCCTGATGAGCCATACGCAGCCATTGCTCCAGCAGCAGCGGCAAAAGAGTATGGTCTTGTGATTATCGCAAAAGATATTCAAGAAATGGATGAAAATTACACGCGCTTTTGGCTACTTGGACGCCAAAAGCCTGTATTTGATTTGCCTAAGTCTCAGCAAAAACTGTCTTTAGCCATCACTTTGCAGGATAATTTGCCTGGTGCGCTTTATAAAGCTCTGTCTGTCTTTGCTTGGCGTGGGATTAATTTGACAAAAATCGAAAGTCGTCCCTTGAAGACAGCTCTTGGAGAATACTTTTTCATTGTTGATGTAGACAATTCAAACGAAGCTTTAGTCGTATGTGCCCTTGAGGAACTGCAGCTTTTGGGCATTGATTACAAAACTCTAGGCAATTATGATGTTTACAAATTATAA
- a CDS encoding KxxxW-cyclized peptide pheromone, whose translation MKKNIIIVSYLKGVTIMSKELEKVLESSSMAKGDGWK comes from the coding sequence ATGAAAAAGAATATAATTATAGTATCCTATTTGAAAGGAGTTACAATTATGTCTAAAGAACTTGAGAAAGTCCTTGAGTCTAGTTCTATGGCAAAAGGCGACGGTTGGAAGTGA
- the rlmD gene encoding 23S rRNA (uracil(1939)-C(5))-methyltransferase RlmD, with amino-acid sequence MLEKNSIVEVEITDLSHEGAGVAKVDGFVFFVENALPGEKIKMRVLKVKKNIGFGKVEEYLTISEHRNQDLNVDYLRTGIADFGHLAYAEQLKFKRKQVADNLYKTAGISDVEVLETLGMEHPYAYRNKAQVPVRRVNGQLETGFFRKHSHDLMPISDFYIQNKEIDRLINFTRDLLRRFDLKPYDEKEQTGLIRNLVVRRGHYSGEMMLVFVTTRPKIFRIEQIIEKIVAEFPAVKSIVQNINDKNTNAIFGNDFRTLYGKDTIVDSMLGNQYEISARSFYQVNTEMAEKLYQTAIDFSDLTADDIVIDAYSGIGTIGLSFAKNVKAVYGVEVIEEAVEDAKRNAALNGITNAHYVADSAEHAMATWSKNGIKPSVILVDPPRKGLTENFIKASVAMQPEKVTYISCNPATMARDIKLYQELGYKLQKVQPVDLFPNTHHVEAVSLLVRAAETAK; translated from the coding sequence ATGTTAGAAAAAAATAGCATTGTAGAGGTTGAAATCACAGATTTATCACATGAAGGAGCAGGGGTTGCCAAAGTTGATGGCTTCGTCTTTTTTGTTGAAAATGCTCTTCCAGGTGAAAAAATCAAGATGCGCGTCTTGAAAGTGAAGAAAAATATTGGTTTTGGTAAAGTTGAAGAATACCTCACTATTTCTGAACACCGTAACCAAGATTTGAATGTGGATTACTTGCGTACAGGAATTGCGGATTTTGGACATTTGGCTTACGCTGAACAATTGAAATTTAAACGCAAACAAGTTGCTGATAATTTGTACAAAACAGCCGGCATTTCTGATGTTGAAGTGTTAGAAACACTTGGTATGGAGCATCCTTACGCTTACCGTAACAAAGCACAAGTACCAGTTCGTCGTGTTAACGGACAGTTGGAAACTGGTTTCTTCCGCAAACATTCACATGATTTGATGCCAATTTCTGATTTTTACATTCAAAATAAAGAGATTGACCGTTTGATTAATTTCACACGTGATTTACTTCGTCGTTTTGACCTCAAACCTTATGATGAAAAAGAGCAAACTGGTTTAATTCGTAACTTGGTCGTTCGTCGTGGACATTATTCTGGTGAGATGATGCTTGTCTTTGTCACAACACGTCCGAAAATTTTCCGCATCGAGCAAATCATTGAAAAAATCGTTGCTGAATTTCCAGCAGTAAAATCAATCGTCCAAAATATCAACGATAAAAATACCAACGCGATTTTTGGTAATGACTTTAGAACACTCTATGGTAAAGACACGATTGTTGACAGCATGCTTGGCAATCAATATGAAATTTCAGCACGTTCATTCTACCAAGTGAACACTGAAATGGCTGAAAAACTTTATCAAACAGCCATTGACTTTTCTGATTTGACAGCTGACGATATCGTGATTGATGCTTATTCTGGTATTGGAACTATCGGGCTTTCATTTGCGAAAAACGTCAAAGCTGTTTACGGTGTTGAAGTGATTGAAGAAGCCGTTGAAGATGCAAAACGCAATGCTGCGCTTAATGGCATTACCAATGCGCATTATGTGGCAGATTCAGCAGAGCATGCTATGGCAACATGGAGTAAAAATGGTATCAAACCAAGCGTCATCTTGGTTGACCCACCACGTAAAGGTTTGACAGAAAACTTCATCAAAGCAAGCGTAGCCATGCAACCAGAAAAAGTTACTTACATCTCATGTAACCCAGCAACCATGGCGCGTGACATCAAACTTTACCAAGAACTCGGCTACAAACTCCAAAAAGTACAGCCAGTGGATTTGTTCCCGAACACGCATCATGTTGAGGCAGTATCACTGCTTGTACGAGCTGCTGAAACAGCGAAGTAG
- a CDS encoding GNAT family N-acetyltransferase, which produces MGVLKKYHRQGVGKTLVLKAKEIATEKGYTFLQVKTVQMGKYDSYDSTNRFYLSLGFKGFEVFPTLWDEQNPCQIYLMSLK; this is translated from the coding sequence ATGGGAGTTTTGAAAAAATATCACCGACAGGGTGTTGGAAAAACTCTTGTTTTGAAAGCTAAAGAGATTGCTACCGAAAAAGGTTACACTTTTCTTCAAGTCAAAACGGTTCAAATGGGAAAATACGATAGTTATGATAGCACAAATCGTTTCTATCTTTCACTTGGTTTTAAGGGATTTGAGGTATTCCCAACATTGTGGGACGAGCAAAATCCTTGTCAAATCTATCTTATGTCTTTAAAATAA
- a CDS encoding shikimate kinase, protein MARIIIGFMGSGKSTISSLLDKDYVDMDALITERIGMSIADFFEKEGEAKFREIESQVLAELVNSEHVISTGGGVVINPINRDILAKNGETIYLKADFDTLYDRIKNDTKNVRPLFINNSKEAFKAIFDGRREMYESAANRIIEVAGKTPEEIVEEIG, encoded by the coding sequence ATGGCTAGAATTATTATTGGATTTATGGGGTCTGGTAAATCAACCATTTCCTCACTTTTAGATAAAGATTATGTCGATATGGATGCTTTGATTACGGAGCGCATTGGCATGTCGATTGCTGACTTTTTTGAAAAAGAAGGCGAAGCAAAATTCCGTGAGATTGAGTCTCAAGTGCTAGCAGAGTTGGTTAATTCTGAGCATGTCATTTCCACTGGTGGCGGTGTTGTGATTAATCCTATTAACCGTGACATTTTGGCAAAAAATGGTGAGACGATTTATCTTAAAGCTGATTTTGACACGCTTTATGACCGTATCAAAAATGATACGAAAAATGTGCGTCCGCTATTTATCAATAATAGCAAAGAAGCATTTAAAGCTATCTTTGATGGACGTAGAGAAATGTATGAGTCAGCAGCTAATCGCATTATCGAAGTCGCTGGAAAAACACCAGAAGAAATTGTTGAGGAAATCGGATGA
- a CDS encoding LCP family protein: MAQDKLSRHEELRYEYLLGNLEYLNPQQKEEFGYLYHKKQMSMQEMSSGYPSSANKEPNYERYDDYGDYYEYYDYYDDDYDDDYDAYVTYDEYDDYDDYDNQVTSQGLPKYPKAKKSRPSKRKKKAKKQTSYLDYYEGIAHEEPKVTKAKKPKKKNHKKRFKHFLQFCGFLVVIIMIGMVYMFYHGVHEVSSGETNYSAAVVEPFNGQDSHDGTNILILGSDKRISQGSSDARTDTIMVMNIGNKEGKVKLVSFMRDTLVNINGVSYNDYANDQKLNVAFNIGEQDDRQGAELMRKTLKDNFDINVKYYVMVDFETFAEAINTLFPKGVEIDAKFGTVDGQEVSSVEVPDDLSMQADGSVPNQTIEVGQQRMDGRTLLNYARFRKDDDGDYGRTQRQQQVISAIVNQIKDPSKLFTGSAAIGKIYALTSTNISYPFLVKEGLGVVTSGQKGIEQKTVPAEGDWTDGYDMYGGLGIAIDFNKYQKELKDIGLR, encoded by the coding sequence ATGGCACAAGATAAATTAAGTCGACACGAAGAATTAAGATATGAATACCTTTTGGGAAATTTAGAATATCTAAATCCGCAACAAAAGGAAGAATTTGGTTATCTCTATCATAAAAAGCAGATGAGTATGCAAGAGATGTCATCTGGATATCCTTCGTCTGCCAATAAAGAGCCAAATTATGAGCGTTACGACGATTATGGTGACTATTACGAGTATTATGATTACTACGATGACGACTATGACGATGATTATGATGCCTATGTGACTTATGATGAGTACGACGATTATGATGATTATGATAATCAAGTCACTTCACAAGGTCTGCCAAAATACCCGAAGGCAAAAAAGTCACGTCCTTCAAAGCGAAAGAAAAAGGCAAAAAAGCAAACTTCTTATTTAGATTATTACGAAGGAATTGCACACGAAGAACCTAAGGTGACCAAAGCAAAGAAGCCCAAAAAGAAGAACCATAAAAAACGTTTTAAGCATTTTTTGCAATTTTGTGGTTTCTTAGTTGTTATTATTATGATTGGCATGGTTTACATGTTTTATCATGGGGTTCACGAAGTTTCTAGTGGCGAGACGAATTATTCTGCTGCAGTGGTAGAACCTTTTAACGGTCAAGATAGTCATGACGGGACTAATATTTTGATTCTTGGCAGTGATAAGCGGATTTCGCAAGGCTCATCTGATGCTAGAACAGATACCATCATGGTGATGAATATTGGCAACAAAGAAGGTAAAGTTAAACTAGTTAGCTTCATGCGTGATACTTTGGTGAATATCAATGGTGTCAGCTATAATGACTATGCTAATGACCAAAAGCTAAATGTGGCCTTTAATATTGGCGAACAAGATGACCGTCAAGGTGCTGAGCTCATGCGCAAAACCTTGAAGGATAATTTTGATATTAACGTCAAGTATTATGTCATGGTTGACTTTGAAACCTTCGCAGAAGCTATCAATACGCTCTTTCCAAAGGGTGTTGAGATAGATGCCAAGTTCGGTACGGTTGATGGTCAAGAAGTGTCATCGGTTGAAGTACCAGATGACCTTAGCATGCAAGCAGATGGTAGTGTCCCAAATCAGACCATTGAAGTTGGTCAACAAAGGATGGATGGACGGACTTTGCTAAATTATGCGCGTTTTCGTAAGGATGATGACGGCGATTATGGTCGTACACAGCGCCAGCAACAAGTGATTTCAGCAATTGTCAATCAAATCAAAGACCCTTCAAAACTTTTCACAGGCTCAGCAGCAATCGGCAAAATCTATGCCCTTACCTCAACCAACATCTCTTATCCATTTCTTGTCAAAGAAGGTTTAGGTGTGGTGACAAGTGGTCAAAAAGGAATTGAGCAAAAGACAGTTCCTGCAGAAGGCGACTGGACAGATGGCTATGATATGTATGGCGGTCTTGGAATTGCCATTGATTTTAATAAATACCAAAAAGAGTTGAAGGACATTGGGCTACGTTAA
- the aroA gene encoding 3-phosphoshikimate 1-carboxyvinyltransferase — translation MKLLTNVSQLQGTLRVPGDKSISHRSIMFGSLAKGKTTVRDILRGEDVLSTMQVFRDLGVDIQDDGELVTITGVGFDGLKAPKNKLNMGNSGTSIRLISGVLAGQDFTVEMFGDDSLSKRPMDRVTIPLRQMGVEVSGQTERDLPPLTMHGSKSLKPIHYQLPVASAQVKSALIFAALQADGESVIIEKEKTRNHTEDMIVQFGGKIDVNGKEIRIKGGQEFTGQDVVVPGDISSAAFWLVAGLIVPNAKVTLKNVGINETRTGILDVIKAMGGKMTISDVDDIAKSATITVETSELHGTEIGGEIIPRLIDELPIIALLATQANGTTVIRDAEELKVKETDRIQVVADALNAMGADITPTDDGMIIKGKTPLHGAKINTFGDHRIGMMTAIAALLVSDGDVELERAEAINTSYPSFFSDLEVLSHG, via the coding sequence ATGAAATTATTGACAAATGTGTCACAATTACAAGGAACCTTGCGTGTTCCTGGCGATAAATCAATTAGCCACCGTTCAATCATGTTTGGAAGTCTTGCTAAGGGAAAAACGACTGTTCGCGATATTTTGCGTGGCGAAGATGTTTTGTCAACGATGCAAGTTTTTCGTGATTTGGGTGTAGATATTCAAGATGATGGTGAGCTAGTGACCATTACAGGTGTTGGTTTTGACGGACTTAAAGCACCAAAAAATAAATTGAATATGGGAAATTCAGGAACATCAATTCGCTTGATTTCTGGTGTTTTGGCTGGGCAAGATTTCACCGTTGAAATGTTTGGAGATGATAGCTTGTCAAAACGCCCCATGGACCGTGTGACGATTCCGCTTCGCCAAATGGGTGTTGAGGTTTCAGGTCAGACTGAGCGTGACTTGCCACCACTTACTATGCATGGTAGCAAATCTTTAAAACCAATTCACTACCAACTTCCTGTGGCATCTGCTCAGGTCAAGTCAGCACTTATCTTTGCTGCTTTGCAGGCAGATGGCGAATCAGTCATCATTGAAAAAGAGAAGACTCGCAATCACACCGAAGATATGATTGTTCAATTTGGTGGAAAAATTGATGTAAACGGCAAAGAAATCCGTATCAAAGGTGGTCAAGAATTTACTGGTCAAGATGTGGTGGTGCCAGGTGACATCTCATCAGCAGCTTTCTGGCTCGTTGCAGGGCTTATTGTCCCAAATGCAAAAGTGACATTGAAGAACGTTGGTATCAATGAAACGCGAACTGGTATTCTTGATGTTATTAAAGCGATGGGCGGCAAGATGACGATTTCAGATGTCGATGACATCGCAAAATCTGCGACAATTACTGTTGAAACTTCTGAACTTCATGGTACTGAAATCGGTGGTGAAATCATTCCACGTTTGATTGACGAATTGCCAATTATTGCTCTTCTTGCGACTCAAGCAAATGGTACAACTGTGATTCGTGATGCGGAAGAATTGAAGGTCAAAGAAACTGACCGCATTCAGGTAGTTGCGGATGCTCTTAATGCAATGGGCGCTGACATCACACCAACAGATGATGGCATGATTATCAAAGGAAAAACACCGCTTCATGGTGCTAAAATCAATACTTTTGGCGACCACCGTATTGGCATGATGACAGCAATTGCTGCGCTTTTGGTGTCAGATGGTGATGTTGAGTTAGAGCGCGCAGAAGCAATCAACACAAGCTACCCAAGCTTCTTTAGTGATTTGGAGGTCTTGTCACATGGCTAG
- a CDS encoding HIT family protein produces MTNCIFCKIISGEISSLKIYEDDLTIAFMDIARDVDGHVLVIPKTHCKNILDCNSTLLNAVMQTVQKLSVHFTENCGYDGVNLLNASDESAGQSVPHFHIHIIPRKNDDGIDAWPKFGGAKQDVQKIYEQLKLL; encoded by the coding sequence ATGACAAATTGTATTTTCTGCAAAATTATTTCTGGTGAAATTTCAAGTTTGAAAATTTATGAAGATGATTTAACAATTGCATTTATGGATATTGCTAGGGATGTTGATGGTCATGTCTTGGTGATTCCAAAAACACATTGTAAGAATATTTTAGATTGTAATTCGACTCTATTAAATGCTGTTATGCAAACAGTTCAAAAACTCTCTGTGCATTTTACAGAAAATTGTGGTTATGATGGTGTCAATCTACTTAATGCTAGTGATGAGAGTGCGGGACAATCGGTTCCTCATTTTCATATTCATATTATTCCGAGAAAAAATGATGACGGAATAGATGCATGGCCTAAATTTGGTGGTGCAAAACAAGATGTTCAAAAAATATATGAACAATTAAAGTTGTTATAA
- a CDS encoding helix-turn-helix domain-containing protein, with product MKKFGEIFKKFRESRGLRLKDVAKVGISTSQLSRFENGETDLTISKFIAVLDEVNVPIDEFMYAVHDFRRDELNELLLKVNCFVSNHDVEGMKKLLYLQMESNSKRSKFHQINTILLKIRLQDLSGEPYYSSDDLSYLTDYLFSVEYWGYYELLIFANTLDALNHDVFMVLAREMCRRSDFYKEIPKNRRMISSMLLNGYITCVERGKIFDALYFEKQLKQCFFTETEIYERLVFQYVQHLYQYKKEGDRKAIVEMRKSIAAMKLAGSNHIAKIYEGHLEKILADKG from the coding sequence ATGAAAAAATTTGGAGAAATTTTTAAAAAGTTTCGAGAATCTAGAGGATTACGATTAAAAGATGTTGCTAAGGTTGGTATATCAACATCTCAGTTATCACGTTTTGAAAATGGTGAGACTGATTTAACAATTTCAAAGTTTATAGCTGTTTTAGATGAGGTTAATGTACCGATTGATGAATTTATGTATGCAGTTCATGACTTCCGTCGTGATGAACTAAATGAACTTTTGTTAAAGGTTAATTGTTTTGTATCTAATCATGATGTTGAAGGTATGAAAAAATTACTCTATTTACAAATGGAGTCAAATTCCAAGCGGAGCAAATTTCATCAAATAAATACAATTTTGTTAAAAATTCGATTACAAGATTTATCGGGAGAGCCTTATTATTCTAGTGATGATTTATCTTATTTAACAGATTATTTATTTAGTGTTGAATACTGGGGATATTACGAATTATTGATATTTGCAAATACATTAGATGCCTTAAATCATGATGTTTTTATGGTTTTGGCTAGAGAAATGTGTAGGCGTTCAGATTTTTATAAAGAAATACCAAAGAATAGGCGAATGATTTCATCGATGTTATTAAATGGATATATCACATGTGTTGAGAGAGGAAAAATTTTTGATGCTTTGTATTTTGAAAAACAACTAAAGCAATGTTTTTTCACTGAGACGGAAATCTATGAGAGGTTAGTATTTCAGTATGTACAACACTTATATCAATATAAAAAAGAAGGAGATAGAAAAGCAATTGTTGAAATGAGGAAGAGTATTGCCGCAATGAAATTAGCTGGAAGCAATCATATAGCAAAGATTTATGAAGGACATTTAGAAAAAATTTTAGCAGATAAAGGGTAG
- a CDS encoding MFS transporter → MSKRIFNLYVMNIFLSGLPYYFVTMLLLKHLGFSFTEIASLSVITELCGSFFDIPLSVISSKFGYKKILVISNFLLILALSCLLFGKSNIIYISAISFGLSESLSSGVLNAYNFEIIDDEVVYKSFLKYLNTIKYVFIAIVTIISPYLLNRNFSYPIIISIVFVVLSQLSLIGLPEIRNTLNNDQKIFSIDNVKDIPWNLILLGVAFSTLIMISNSYAGIFLNEQGLSLDMLGIVLFMFNISMALGSYLKIKFKISLMLPILAIFMFFQTNLFIQIITFLLMRILNSSYNNHFYSKFNMSIEKNRAVSWSVYNLFISISFMVADFLAGIFADNFSIRSNYLIFGTVSLFCLVLFSFSNREKKT, encoded by the coding sequence ATGAGTAAAAGGATTTTTAATTTATATGTGATGAATATATTTCTGTCTGGATTACCGTACTACTTTGTAACAATGTTACTTTTAAAGCATCTAGGTTTCTCTTTCACAGAAATAGCTAGTTTATCTGTTATTACCGAGTTATGTGGTTCATTTTTTGATATTCCATTAAGCGTTATTTCAAGTAAGTTTGGTTACAAGAAAATTTTGGTTATATCAAATTTTCTATTAATTTTAGCGCTATCTTGTTTACTCTTTGGAAAATCAAATATAATATATATTTCAGCAATATCTTTTGGATTGTCGGAATCATTATCTTCAGGTGTTCTTAATGCCTATAATTTTGAAATAATTGATGATGAAGTAGTGTATAAATCATTTTTGAAATATCTCAATACAATAAAATATGTTTTTATAGCTATTGTTACAATTATATCTCCATATTTATTGAATAGGAATTTTAGTTATCCGATTATTATTTCCATTGTATTTGTGGTTTTAAGTCAATTAAGTTTAATAGGATTACCTGAAATCAGAAATACACTGAATAATGATCAAAAAATATTCAGCATTGATAATGTTAAAGATATTCCATGGAACTTAATATTGTTAGGAGTAGCATTCTCGACTCTAATTATGATTAGCAATTCTTATGCAGGTATATTTTTAAATGAACAGGGACTTTCATTAGATATGTTGGGTATCGTACTATTTATGTTTAATATATCTATGGCTTTGGGAAGTTATCTAAAAATTAAGTTTAAAATAAGTTTAATGCTGCCAATACTAGCTATTTTTATGTTTTTTCAAACCAATTTATTCATCCAAATTATAACTTTTCTATTAATGCGTATTCTCAATTCCAGTTATAATAACCATTTTTACTCTAAATTTAATATGTCGATAGAAAAAAATAGAGCAGTATCGTGGTCGGTATATAATTTATTTATTTCAATAAGTTTTATGGTAGCAGATTTTCTAGCTGGTATTTTTGCTGATAATTTTAGTATAAGGAGTAATTATTTAATATTTGGTACAGTAAGTCTTTTTTGCTTGGTATTATTTTCTTTTTCAAACAGAGAGAAAAAAACTTAA